A DNA window from Calliphora vicina chromosome 1, idCalVici1.1, whole genome shotgun sequence contains the following coding sequences:
- the LOC135964214 gene encoding lateral signaling target protein 2 homolog, which produces METLLKWLNKPKADDKSLLARFFHADRALAAVASELDSFDGRAEPDRCSRLVSRLRQGQDKVLAITNLIIEELLGDERDQRAFRAKFPEEVLQENLAGQLWFGAECLAAGSSIMNREQESKEMRPLAEAVTRSLNNVRYLLRDQCLRNNVPNSERLNLDKNDAATEQLYESLKRFDRLFAEFEWRYVSAMVQVKSKEEYEMQELICVLCSETLQRALKLGLLEQDKVDAFDPALMFSIPRLAIVSGLVIYPDGPLNMDMPAEQLSEMFRPFRAILLKVRDYLRNLNETELYYLERLLCTNEEISLKDTLNSKDAAPVAADNNNTKSSKYSENSPNENAENAGSLKTTTTTSKLQHKSSSTSSSSCKTFKTKPTRRADSPSPAPSTSSSSSSDDCSTYNTPVSSTPSSPRSTHSLVSTTSVGNESNGTTSPDSWIDDDDDDDVDDNNDEEGDLGKDNFLVARDDDDDHYADDDDSDINGDVDNERSENEDHDEGNENIYNYESVVEGIINLENTVDQLINLEMASADCATGYLISNTTLGNLLQPQEVPLTDNFIVSDSDLPANEDDLNDNVDVELPSTSAKALTGTTRQQQQQMEKENHDNNNSATTASLSLQDSEEISVSQQSSTNNPSSETTTTTTSSCTRRRRYSSDQQHSSKSQTQQVCTKDHTRSHRHHHRHHHHHHHHNHHTHSTPSTTNRNSSTIQPNQSHHRHRAHHVHAHGHGHHHRRPHRHGGDKPQHTSALQCDECVAGGSSSATKDDSTIEHSKVKSSIGVLDIETPSSSSSLLDDNKSTVRLSGRTKFKHTENLLHRLFVCIAGVADQLQTNFAFDLRQILRSVFLMNMSPAQEELDIPEKPKDNELFEFRASENDVIQESAGSSQSIYSAEEVNPEGDNQSNSSNGSSSSSNNTSSSSNEGNRAYRHSTGTAVTTTTNAVMNDDTAAANQRQQIERSRSLDNQECPTTIVAQQTQQRQQLRQQHHHNHVFRNRYNSTGSNSPSISSSENSSPICERSTNTTNRRVSESNANSIQQPQQQQINTTSPVHLSPPAWIPDQKAPRCMSCNTPFTAFRRRHHCRNCGGVFCGVCSNNSTPLPKYGLTKAVRVCRSCYAHELSSSALNQNHHHNHNHHNNHHSQLVSQATTNTTNNEPRLRRPARAIN; this is translated from the exons GCTGACGATAAATCGCTATTGGCTCGGTTTTTTCATGCAGATCGGGCTCTAGCTGCCGTGGCTAGTGAATTAGATAGTTTCGATGGACGAGCCGAGCCCGATAGATGTTCACGTTTGGTATCCAGATTACGCCAGGGACAG GATAAGGTATTGGCCATTACCAATTTGATCATCGAAGAGTTGTTGGGCGATGAACGTGATCAACGTGCATTTCGTGCCAAGTTTCCCGAAGAAGTTTTGCAAGAAAATTTAGCTGGCCAATTGTGGTTTGGTGCTGAATGTCTTGCCGCTGGTTCATCGATAATGAATCGTGAGCAAGAGAGTAAAGAAATGCGTCCCTTAGCCGAAGCAGTAACTCGTAGTCTGAATAATGTACGTTATTTGCTGCGCGATCAGTGTTTGCGTAATAATGTGCCGAATAGCGAGCGCTTGAATTTGGATAAAAACGATGCGGCCACCGAACAGTTGTATGAGAGTTTAAAACGTTTCGATCGTTTGTTTGCTGAGTTCGAATGGCGCTATGTGAGCGCCATGGTTCAAGTGAAATCGAAGGAGGAATATGAAATGCAAGAATTAATATGTGTTCTATGCTCGGAGACATTGCAGAGAGCTTTAAAGCTGGGCCTGTTGGAGCAGGATAAAGTTGATGCATTTGATCCGGCCTTAATGTTTTCCATACCAAGGCTGGCCATTGTTTCGGGTCTGGTTATATATCCCGATGGTCCACTTAACATGGATATGCCGGCCGAACAATTGTCCGAAATGTTTCGGCCTTTTCGAGCAATTTTGCTAAAAGTTCGTGATTATTTGCGAAATCTTAATGAAACTGAATTGTATTATTTGGAACGTTTATTGTGTACGAATGAGGAAATCAGTTTAAAG gaCACTTTAAACTCAAAAGATGCTGCCCCAGTAGCTGCCGACAATAATAATACCAAAAGTAGCAAATATAGTGAAAATTCTCCCAATGAAAATGCCGAGAATGCGGGTTCACTGAAAACCACCACAACTACCTCTAAATTGCAGCACAAGTCATCTTCTACGTCGTCTTCATCGTGTAAAACATTCAAAACAAAACCAACGAGAAGAGCTGACAGTCCTTCGCCAGCACCGTCCACAAGCAGTAGTTCATCGTCTGATGACTGTTCCACCTACAATACGCCCGTGTCATCAACACCTTCCTCGCCTAGATCTACGCATTCATTGGTTTCAACTACATCAGTTGGCAATGAGAGTAATGGCACCACCTCTCCCGACAGTTGGATCgatgatgacgacgacgacGACGTTGACGACAACAACGATGAAGAAGGCGACTTAGGTAAAGATAATTTCTTGGTGGCAcgcgacgatgatgatgatcatTATGCGGACGATGATGATTCTGATATTAATGGTGACGTTGACAATGAAAGAAGCGAAAATGAAGACCATGATGAAGGGAATGAGAACATTTATAATTATGAGAGTGTAGTAGAAGGGATCATTAATCTGGAAAATACAGTAGATCAGCTTATAAATCTGGAAATGGCCTCGGCTGATTGTGCCACGGGTTATTTAATTTCCAATACTACTTTGGGTAATTTGTTACAACCCCAAGAGGTGCCTTTAACCGATAATTTCATAGTCAGTGATTCTGATTTGCCTGCAAATGAGGATGATTTGAATGACAACGTGGATGTGGAACTGCCTAGTACCAGTGCCAAGGCCTTAACCGGCACAAccagacaacaacaacaacaaatggaaaaagaaaatCACGATAATAATAATTCTGCCACCACAGCTAGTTTAAGTTTACAGGACTCTGAAGAAATCTCTGTATCACAACAAAGTTCCACTAATAATCCTTCCTCCGAAACGACTACCACAACAACATCGTCGTGTACACGACGCAGACGTTACAGCAGCGATCAGCAGCACAGCAGTAAGTCTCAGACCCAACAAGTCTGTACTAAAGATCACACACGATCTCATCGTCATCACCATAGacatcatcaccatcatcatcatcacaacCATCATACACATTCAACACCGTCAACGACCAATCGCAACAGCAGTACAATCCAGCCCAACCAAAGTCATCACAGGCATCGTGCGCATCATGTCCATGCACACGGTCATGGTCACCATCATCGTCGACCACATCGTCATGGTGGCGATAAACCACAACATACATCAGCGCTACAATGCGATGAATGTGTGGCTGGTGGCAGCAGTAGTGCAACTAAAGATGATTCTACTATCGAGCATAGTAAAGTTAAATCTTCGATTGGTGTTTTGGACATAGAAACTCCCTCGTCGTCATCATCGTTGCTGGATGATAATAAATCGACTGTTAGGTTGTCGGGGAGAACGAAATTTAA ACACACGGAAAATTTACTACATCGTCTGTTTGTGTGTATTGCCGGCGTTGCCGATCAATTGCAAACAAATTTTGCCTTTGACTTGCGTCAAATACTGCGTAGTGTTTTCCTAATGAACATGTCACCGGCTCAAGAAGAGTTGGACATACCCGAAAAGCCCAAAGATAATGAATTGTTTGAGTTTAGGGCTTCCGAAAATGATGTGATACAAGAGAGTGCCGGTTCCAGTCAAAGTATTTATTCGGCCGAAGAGGTCAATCCCGAGGGTGATAATCAATCGAACAGTAGCAATGgcagcagcagtagcagcaaCAATACGAGCAGTAGTAGTAATGAAGGCAATAGAGCCTATCGCCATTCTACGGGTACGGCGGTAACTACTACTACTAATGCTGTAATGAATGACGATACAGCCGCTGCTAATCAACGACAACAAATCGAGCGTAGTCGTAGTCTAGATAATCAAGAATGCCCCACAACAATTGTCGCTCAACAAACACAACAAAGACAGCAATTACGTCAGCAGCATCATCATAATCATGTATTTCGCAATCGCTATAATTCGACTGGCAGTAATTCGCCCTCAATATCATCTTCGGAAAATAGTTCACCCATTTGTGAACGTTCCACAAATACAACGAACCGCAGAGTATCAGAATCGAATGCCAATTCGATACAACAGCCGCAACAACagcaaataaatacaacatcTCCGGTACACTTGTCACCACCCGCCTGGATACCAGATCAAAAGGCTCCACGCTGTATGTCCTGTAACACTCCATTTACTGCATTTAGACGTCGTCATCACTGCCGTAATTGTGGTGGTGTATTTTGTGGTGTTTGTTCGAACAACTCCACGCCTCTACCAAAATATGGTCTCACCAAAGCGGTACGCGTTTGTCGTTCCTGTTATGCCCATGAACTTAGTTCGTCTGCTCTCAATCAAAATCACCATCATAACCATAACCACCACAATAACCACCACTCTCAGTTAGTTAGTCaagcaacaacaaacacaacCAACAACGAACCTCGTTTACGTCGTCCTGCTAGAGCTATTAATTAG